The following is a genomic window from Lagenorhynchus albirostris chromosome 2, mLagAlb1.1, whole genome shotgun sequence.
TGCAACCAATAGGCCCAAGTGGGGTTGCCTCCCTCCCTGACCGGCGGGTCCACATGGAGCTTGAGGAGATGCTGGTCCCCAGGAAGATGTCTGTCAGCCCCCTGGAGAACTGGCTGACCGTTCGCTACCTCCTGCCCAGACTGGACGCTGGGGCCCCAGGGATTGTGTCTCCAGCCCAAGTCTACAAGTGTCCGCCCAGCCAGGTGGGGGAAGGCTTCGAGCAGGGGGGTAAGGACGTCTGGGACGCACCCCAGATACAGTGCAAAAACGTGCTCAAGATCCGCCGGCGGAAGATGAATCATCACAAGTACCGCAAGCTGGTCAAGAGGACCCGGTTCCTGCGGCGGAAAGTCAGGGAGGGACGCCTGAGGCGGAAGCAGGTGAGCGTGGGCCGTCGGTCCAGAGCTGGGCAGGGTGGTTGAGGTGCGTGGCTGTGCCGCAGACCTGTTGGtggtccctccctctgccctcacaGATAAGGTTCGAGAGAGACCTGAGGCGCATCTGGCTGAAGGCGGGCCTGAAGGAAGCCCCCGCAGGCTGGCAGACCCCTAAGATCTACCTGAAGGGCAAATGAGTCTCGTgtgtccctcccccagccctgttaCTGCTGATGACTCATTGTAATAAATATTCAGAGAACTTAGTCATCCTTGCTGGCCTGGACCCTCTTCTGCCTGGGGTGAGCTGTCTTGGGGTTGAGGCTGGCACCAGCGTCTGCTGTTACAAGAGACACAAGGGCCCTGGGTGGCAGATTGGCGGTCCCTTCCCCGAGCTGGCCCTTGTCCTGGTGCCAGGACTGCAGGAGTGACAGCCTGGCTTTTCACGAACTGGTGCCGTGGGGACAGCTGAGCagagtcccagccctgcccctgaggAGCACGCAGATGGGAACTGTGCCAAGGGGACCAGCTTGGAGGTTAGGGAGTGCCCCGATGGAGGTGCTGATGTGATTAGGGTACACGGTTGACTCTCTGTGCAGTCGAAAAACCCGAGCAGAGCTCATAGTCAGCGCTCCTTTATGGTGCCAGGTTCAACCAACTGTGTGTCGTGCGGTGCTGTGAGACCTACTCACTGGAAAAAAACATGCGTGCAGCTGGGCCCGCACAGTTGAGGGGGCAGAGAGGGCCTCACTGGGGAgacggggaggggaggcaggaaagGACCTCAGAGATGATGGGTGGGGTCCTTCAGACCCTGCCACCTGGGCCTCAAGTGCAGTCCCCTGCTCAGCTGCAGCTGGGGACCCGTGGCCTGCTGTGAGCTCCTTGGCC
Proteins encoded in this region:
- the AURKAIP1 gene encoding small ribosomal subunit protein mS38 isoform X1, which codes for MFMVRLTSQLLRAVPRAGCSGPWPVCGVLGRHACRPRYSMQPIGPSGVASLPDRRVHMELEEMLVPRKMSVSPLENWLTVRYLLPRLDAGAPGIVSPAQVYKCPPSQVGEGFEQGGKDVWDAPQIQCKNVLKIRRRKMNHHKYRKLVKRTRFLRRKVREGRLRRKQIRFERDLRRIWLKAGLKEAPAGWQTPKIYLKGK
- the AURKAIP1 gene encoding small ribosomal subunit protein mS38 isoform X2, with amino-acid sequence MQPIGPSGVASLPDRRVHMELEEMLVPRKMSVSPLENWLTVRYLLPRLDAGAPGIVSPAQVYKCPPSQVGEGFEQGGKDVWDAPQIQCKNVLKIRRRKMNHHKYRKLVKRTRFLRRKVREGRLRRKQIRFERDLRRIWLKAGLKEAPAGWQTPKIYLKGK